A stretch of Fundicoccus culcitae DNA encodes these proteins:
- a CDS encoding putative RNA methyltransferase: MAELMKKTKLAQSLDWLDNHPEVFQCIHCHAPLKRQGNSLVCSNNHRFDSAKQGYFYLSKQATQQTDYDKTLFQHRRYIITESAFYRPLLVPLMRYLNTQLSNGDVVLDAGSGEGSYLHVLHASSDKALSLIGVDLAKDGIQLATSYNGEMLSLVADLAQLPLQNQRIDIILSILSPANYTEFKRVLKDDGQIVKVIAEKDYLIEIRQALIQLGFAIQEKYDNQPIIEKFQEAFPENSYYQINEVVELTMEELERLLQMTPLTWHLKADNLAKLKAILPSHIHLNMGILIGHKKRAKIPKTES, encoded by the coding sequence ATGGCTGAATTAATGAAAAAAACAAAACTCGCACAAAGTTTAGACTGGTTAGACAACCATCCAGAGGTGTTTCAATGTATCCACTGTCATGCTCCTTTAAAGAGGCAAGGGAACAGCCTGGTCTGTAGCAATAATCATCGTTTTGATAGCGCAAAGCAAGGTTATTTCTACCTATCTAAACAAGCAACGCAACAAACAGACTATGATAAAACCCTCTTTCAACATCGGCGGTATATTATTACCGAATCAGCTTTTTACCGTCCGTTACTGGTCCCTTTGATGCGTTATTTAAATACACAGCTCTCTAACGGGGATGTGGTGCTTGATGCTGGGAGTGGTGAAGGCAGTTATTTGCATGTTTTACATGCATCAAGCGATAAAGCTTTAAGTCTTATTGGGGTAGATTTGGCTAAAGATGGCATTCAGTTAGCGACTTCCTATAATGGTGAGATGCTTTCATTAGTTGCCGATTTAGCTCAACTTCCACTTCAAAATCAGCGCATAGATATCATCTTGTCAATATTATCACCGGCAAACTATACCGAATTTAAACGAGTTTTAAAAGATGATGGACAAATAGTGAAAGTCATTGCAGAAAAGGATTATTTGATTGAAATTCGTCAAGCTTTAATTCAATTAGGTTTTGCGATTCAAGAGAAGTATGATAATCAACCTATTATCGAAAAATTTCAAGAGGCTTTTCCAGAAAATTCCTACTATCAAATCAATGAAGTAGTGGAATTAACGATGGAAGAGCTTGAGCGTTTGTTACAAATGACACCTTTAACATGGCATTTAAAGGCTGATAATTTGGCGAAACTTAAAGCTATTTTACCCTCACATATTCATCTGAATATGGGAATCTTAATTGGGCATAAAAAAAGGGCTAAGATTCCAAAGACGGAATCTTAG
- a CDS encoding iron-containing alcohol dehydrogenase — protein MKNFIYDIPTKLYFGKNQIEHLPNLINEFGKKVLLTYGGGSIKRNGLYDTILALLPECEMIELAGIEPNPRIETVRKGAELCKTHDIDVVLAVGGGSTIDASKVMAAAAKFDGDPWELVKQPDLIQDALPLIDVLTLSATGTEMNASGVITNFATKEKIGTRSYHMYPYASICDPTYTFSVSKHQTAAGTADIMSHTFEIYFSHEEEVFIQDRLAEGILNACIHYLPIALQEPENYDARANLMWASTLALNGLTSFGKGGPWTCHPIEHVLSAYYDITHAVGLAILTPRWMAYILNDQTVERFAMYAEKVWNIPSAGDPYAAARLAIDKTYQFFLDAGLPMTLPEVGITSDEFFDEMATAAASRLENAYVPLNKNDVVNILQACMEPKAM, from the coding sequence ATGAAAAATTTTATTTATGATATTCCTACAAAATTATATTTTGGCAAAAATCAAATAGAGCATTTGCCCAATTTGATTAATGAGTTTGGTAAGAAGGTCTTATTAACTTATGGTGGGGGTAGTATCAAACGCAATGGTCTATATGATACCATTCTTGCCTTATTGCCCGAGTGTGAAATGATTGAATTAGCTGGAATTGAGCCTAACCCACGGATTGAAACGGTCAGAAAAGGCGCCGAACTCTGTAAAACACATGATATAGATGTCGTCTTGGCTGTTGGAGGTGGCTCAACCATTGACGCTTCAAAGGTAATGGCTGCGGCAGCTAAATTTGATGGCGATCCATGGGAACTAGTCAAGCAACCGGACTTAATCCAAGATGCATTGCCCTTAATCGATGTCTTAACCCTTTCGGCAACGGGAACAGAAATGAATGCTAGCGGTGTTATTACTAATTTTGCAACCAAAGAAAAAATAGGTACGAGAAGCTACCATATGTATCCTTATGCTTCAATTTGTGATCCCACTTACACTTTTAGTGTTTCCAAGCATCAAACAGCAGCAGGAACTGCCGATATTATGTCCCATACGTTCGAAATATATTTTAGTCATGAGGAAGAGGTCTTTATACAGGATCGTTTAGCTGAAGGGATTTTAAATGCGTGCATTCATTATTTACCTATCGCTTTACAAGAACCAGAAAATTATGACGCGCGTGCGAATCTCATGTGGGCATCAACTTTAGCCTTGAATGGTTTAACGAGTTTTGGAAAAGGTGGACCTTGGACGTGTCATCCAATTGAACATGTTTTGTCAGCTTATTATGATATTACACATGCGGTCGGATTAGCGATTTTAACACCGCGTTGGATGGCGTATATCTTAAATGATCAAACGGTTGAGCGATTTGCTATGTATGCCGAAAAGGTATGGAATATTCCTAGCGCTGGGGATCCTTATGCTGCGGCTCGTTTAGCAATTGATAAAACTTACCAGTTTTTCTTGGATGCAGGCTTACCGATGACCTTACCGGAAGTGGGAATTACGTCGGATGAATTCTTTGATGAAATGGCTACGGCAGCGGCTTCACGCTTAGAAAATGCCTATGTGCCGTTAAACAAAAATGATGTTGTAAATATATTACAAGCGTGTATGGAACCTAAAGCGATGTAG
- a CDS encoding AraC family transcriptional regulator has product MYISNVNSASIKLKSIVQENIPIGQDLTLLSEDELIIIYIHKGSATYRHNGEEGEIKKRDLIILNPHHQLDLSPIRKIEWIKVSLSGVLFTSSLEANSQEQLFIVSDKGQSIKHYLDLTLMEMENPFRGSEIIMKKLLECVMVHVLRNNELSIKDSTTQIKHNEIEIIQAYIRENYSKKITLDELSDLVGINKYYLIRLFKQQTGLSPIDYLIHVRLEEAEKLLSQSNVTISKISDIVGFHSPSHFSKTFKESNHMTPSSYRKKYSADHVTT; this is encoded by the coding sequence TTGTATATATCAAACGTTAATTCAGCATCCATAAAACTAAAATCGATTGTTCAAGAAAATATCCCTATTGGACAAGATTTAACCCTTTTATCTGAGGATGAATTGATCATCATTTATATACATAAAGGGTCTGCCACCTACCGACACAATGGCGAAGAAGGAGAAATTAAAAAACGTGATTTAATTATTTTAAATCCACATCACCAACTTGATTTATCACCCATTCGTAAAATTGAATGGATTAAAGTATCATTGAGTGGTGTTTTATTCACCTCTTCATTGGAAGCAAATTCACAGGAACAATTATTTATTGTCAGTGACAAAGGACAGTCTATTAAGCATTATTTAGATTTAACTTTAATGGAAATGGAAAATCCATTTCGCGGATCTGAAATCATCATGAAAAAACTATTGGAATGTGTCATGGTTCATGTTTTAAGAAATAACGAGCTCTCAATCAAAGATTCAACCACGCAAATCAAACACAATGAGATTGAAATTATCCAAGCTTATATACGTGAAAACTATTCTAAAAAGATTACCCTTGATGAACTTTCAGATTTAGTAGGCATTAATAAGTATTATCTCATTCGTCTATTCAAACAACAAACAGGCTTATCACCGATTGATTATTTAATTCACGTTCGGTTAGAAGAGGCTGAAAAACTATTATCTCAGTCAAATGTAACTATTTCAAAAATTTCTGATATCGTTGGTTTTCACTCCCCTTCGCATTTTTCGAAAACATTTAAGGAAAGCAATCATATGACACCTTCAAGTTATCGAAAAAAATATTCCGCTGACCATGTAACTACCTAA
- a CDS encoding CdaR family protein, which translates to MKKPSFDNVWVVRGVALLFTLLLYVFVTSGNNQQFQSASNQQFASVDSSETISNVPVFLGEHDDDLYISGLPDTVAIRLTGPRNLISQLSIDNFRVETEDLTNLPTGSRAIRLLAVGLPEDINYEISPSQVIVRLSRKATITVPVEYEIVDGTIAEGYEVSHVTMDPSEVELTGDSAKIENVKQAIIRIVSEEPMSESFSAQFRLQILDEDDNLLDVNTSTGEIQVDIEVVPQRVNIPLRISPRGENLQTFSYNYSFADANQVEIVAEPDLVNQLGVLDVVVDVSGLTETAIVTGVINVPENIRSISQSEVAIEVDIQQILGERITPIQQVNSSENSSATDESVEESHSQAEDLTTNESNESQVSSDEPS; encoded by the coding sequence ATGAAAAAACCATCCTTTGACAATGTTTGGGTAGTGAGAGGTGTCGCTCTTTTATTTACTTTATTACTCTATGTCTTTGTCACCAGTGGGAATAATCAACAATTCCAAAGCGCAAGCAATCAACAATTTGCTAGTGTTGACTCTAGTGAGACGATTTCGAATGTTCCCGTCTTTTTAGGCGAACATGATGATGACTTGTATATTAGTGGGTTACCAGATACGGTGGCTATTCGACTAACAGGTCCTCGTAATTTAATTAGTCAGCTATCCATTGATAACTTCCGCGTGGAGACAGAAGATTTAACTAACTTACCAACTGGCTCACGTGCCATCCGCTTGTTAGCCGTTGGGTTACCAGAAGATATTAATTATGAAATTTCGCCTTCTCAAGTGATTGTAAGACTTTCGCGTAAAGCCACCATTACAGTGCCTGTGGAGTATGAAATCGTTGATGGAACGATTGCTGAAGGTTATGAAGTATCCCATGTGACTATGGATCCGAGTGAAGTGGAATTAACAGGAGATAGTGCTAAAATTGAAAATGTTAAGCAGGCTATCATTCGTATCGTTTCTGAAGAGCCTATGTCAGAAAGTTTTTCTGCTCAATTTAGATTACAAATATTAGATGAAGATGATAATCTATTAGACGTTAATACATCAACCGGCGAAATCCAAGTTGATATTGAAGTTGTTCCGCAAAGGGTCAATATACCTTTAAGGATAAGTCCGCGTGGTGAAAACTTACAAACATTTAGTTACAATTATTCCTTTGCTGACGCTAACCAAGTAGAAATAGTAGCTGAACCCGATTTGGTTAATCAATTAGGTGTTCTAGATGTTGTGGTGGATGTTTCGGGTTTAACGGAAACAGCCATTGTCACTGGGGTGATTAATGTCCCTGAGAATATCCGAAGTATTAGTCAAAGTGAAGTAGCTATTGAAGTAGACATACAACAAATATTAGGTGAGCGGATTACACCTATTCAACAAGTCAATAGTAGTGAGAATAGTAGTGCTACAGATGAAAGTGTTGAAGAAAGTCATAGTCAAGCAGAAGATCTAACTACTAATGAATCAAATGAATCACAAGTATCATCAGACGAACCCTCATAA
- a CDS encoding ArsR/SmtB family transcription factor, protein MTEYECLNDEQIEEQRVEVDLVLDNQLVEQKANIFKVLGDLNRVKIVELLMNYDRLCVYEISQFIGASVATTSHHLITLRKNNIITSEKIGKRVIYSLENEKISILFETANGLKLKCDKADQLASNA, encoded by the coding sequence ATGACAGAATATGAATGTTTAAATGATGAACAAATAGAGGAGCAGCGTGTTGAGGTTGATTTAGTCCTCGATAACCAATTGGTTGAACAAAAAGCGAATATTTTTAAGGTTTTAGGTGATTTAAATCGTGTGAAAATCGTTGAATTATTGATGAATTATGATCGATTATGTGTCTATGAAATTTCTCAATTCATCGGAGCATCGGTGGCTACAACTTCACATCATTTAATCACTTTAAGAAAAAACAATATTATTACGTCTGAAAAAATAGGTAAACGTGTCATCTATTCGTTAGAAAATGAAAAGATTTCTATCTTATTTGAGACAGCCAATGGTTTAAAGTTAAAGTGTGATAAAGCTGACCAATTAGCTAGCAATGCTTAA
- a CDS encoding HAD family hydrolase: protein MLKGIIFDKDGTLVELGNSWDQPTIEVVNILLEETDLTENEKKAFKLSIGVTDTAILSNSTVAAGSIEDQAKAISLVLPLSVAEISERIESYFMDYFKGRQDPIPVIDGVVESLETLKDQGYFLGVVTNDNQKLTDMMLTRAGLISYFDFIGNADQYGSKPESSAFDVIHANHGIPPHELVYVGDSSVDMEFGAKTKAAIGLALEDEHLDHLKEADYIIRSFTELIPLLSKLNELN, encoded by the coding sequence ATGTTAAAAGGTATTATTTTTGATAAGGATGGAACCTTAGTTGAATTGGGTAATAGTTGGGATCAACCAACCATTGAAGTAGTGAATATTTTATTAGAAGAAACTGACTTAACTGAAAATGAAAAAAAAGCATTTAAATTATCCATTGGTGTAACTGACACAGCTATTCTAAGCAACTCGACGGTTGCCGCTGGGAGTATTGAGGATCAGGCCAAAGCCATAAGTTTAGTTTTACCTTTATCAGTGGCAGAGATTAGTGAACGAATAGAAAGTTATTTTATGGATTACTTTAAAGGACGCCAAGATCCCATTCCAGTCATTGATGGGGTCGTTGAATCTCTAGAAACATTGAAAGATCAAGGTTATTTTCTAGGGGTTGTTACAAATGACAATCAAAAATTGACGGATATGATGTTAACGCGCGCTGGACTCATTTCTTATTTTGATTTTATTGGTAATGCCGATCAATATGGGAGCAAACCAGAATCAAGTGCTTTTGATGTTATTCATGCTAATCATGGGATTCCGCCACATGAACTCGTTTATGTGGGCGATTCGAGTGTGGATATGGAATTTGGTGCGAAAACAAAGGCTGCTATTGGCTTAGCCTTAGAAGATGAGCACCTTGATCACTTAAAGGAAGCAGATTATATTATACGCTCATTTACAGAACTTATTCCACTGCTTTCCAAGCTTAATGAACTCAATTAA
- the glmM gene encoding phosphoglucosamine mutase, with translation MGKYFGTDGVRGVANKELTPELAFKLGRFGGYVLQQHAPDIEHPRVLVARDTRISGYLLENALTAGLLSVGIEVMQLGVISTPAVAYLTRTQGAVAGVMISASHNPAEDNGIKFFGADGFKLSDDQELEIEALLELKEDNLPRPSAEGLGVVDEFPEGLIKYSQFLQSTIPSDLEGITVCIDAANGATAPIINQLFADLETDFYTMGDRPNGININDGVGSTHPEKLQAFVLEKKAMVGLAFDGDGDRLIACDEQGQIVDGDKIMYIIGKNLKEKGQLAENTIVSTVMSNIGFHKAVENNGMTALKTQVGDRYVVEEMRRGGYTLGGEQSGHIVLLNHNTTGDGLLTAIQLLNVMKETGKSLSELASEVQIFPQKLVNIRVKDKHTVMDVPAVKAVIEEVEAEMNGDGRILVRPSGTEPLLRVMAEASTDEKVNQYVNKIADVIRRERGLED, from the coding sequence ATGGGCAAATATTTTGGTACAGATGGAGTAAGAGGTGTAGCCAACAAAGAACTTACCCCAGAATTAGCGTTTAAATTAGGTCGATTTGGAGGGTATGTGTTGCAACAACACGCACCTGATATTGAACATCCACGCGTTTTAGTTGCACGTGATACCCGTATTTCGGGGTATTTATTAGAAAATGCTTTAACAGCGGGTTTGTTATCGGTGGGAATTGAAGTGATGCAGTTAGGCGTGATTTCAACACCGGCGGTTGCCTATTTAACACGTACTCAAGGAGCTGTGGCTGGTGTTATGATTAGCGCTTCGCACAATCCAGCTGAGGATAACGGTATCAAATTTTTTGGAGCGGATGGATTTAAATTATCCGATGATCAAGAGCTAGAAATTGAAGCTTTACTAGAATTAAAAGAGGATAATTTGCCTCGCCCAAGCGCAGAAGGTTTAGGCGTGGTGGATGAATTTCCTGAAGGTTTAATCAAATATAGTCAATTTTTACAATCGACCATCCCATCTGACTTAGAAGGCATTACTGTTTGTATTGATGCAGCTAATGGCGCAACGGCTCCGATTATTAATCAATTATTTGCTGATTTAGAAACAGATTTCTATACCATGGGTGACAGACCCAATGGGATTAATATTAATGATGGTGTCGGGTCGACGCATCCTGAGAAACTTCAAGCCTTTGTTTTAGAGAAAAAAGCCATGGTGGGTCTAGCTTTTGATGGTGATGGCGATCGTTTAATTGCTTGCGATGAACAAGGTCAAATTGTCGATGGCGATAAAATTATGTATATTATAGGTAAAAACCTAAAAGAAAAAGGTCAATTAGCTGAAAATACCATTGTATCAACTGTAATGAGCAACATTGGATTCCATAAAGCGGTTGAAAATAATGGGATGACGGCTTTAAAGACTCAAGTCGGCGATCGTTATGTTGTCGAAGAAATGCGCCGTGGAGGTTATACTTTAGGGGGCGAGCAATCCGGTCATATCGTTTTATTAAATCATAATACGACAGGTGATGGTTTGTTAACGGCCATCCAATTATTAAATGTGATGAAAGAAACCGGCAAATCTTTATCTGAATTAGCTAGTGAAGTACAAATCTTCCCTCAAAAACTGGTGAATATCCGTGTCAAAGACAAGCATACTGTGATGGATGTTCCAGCCGTTAAAGCGGTGATTGAAGAAGTCGAAGCCGAAATGAATGGTGATGGTCGCATTTTAGTCCGGCCTAGTGGGACAGAGCCTTTACTACGTGTGATGGCTGAAGCATCAACCGATGAGAAAGTGAATCAATATGTCAATAAAATTGCTGATGTTATCCGTCGCGAACGCGGGTTAGAAGATTAA